A genomic window from Microbacterium sp. H1-D42 includes:
- a CDS encoding asparaginase → MLETLTVRDAVELAVVERSGFVESRHAGAAVVLSPEGEVIAVHGDADALILPRSSLKPLQAIASVTAGAALEGEQLALGTASHTGTDRHVEVVREVLTAGNLTEDDLACPVAWPSDANARRDMIRDHAEQSRIRMNCSGKHALMLRACVATGWATEGYLDPAHPLQVHIREVVERLAGEKVAHTSIDGCGAPVHAITLTGLGRAVHRIGSASERSPFALHRVAGTLVRAVRENPWTIAGPGEADTIAIETLGVFAKGGAEGVMVMVAPNGATVALKMLDGSGRAATLVAAHLLARAGALSDADVAALTAALPLAVLGGGEPVGSIRLGAGI, encoded by the coding sequence GTGCTGGAGACCCTGACTGTCCGTGATGCTGTCGAACTCGCCGTTGTTGAGCGCAGCGGCTTCGTGGAGTCCCGCCACGCGGGCGCCGCGGTCGTGCTCTCACCCGAAGGCGAGGTCATCGCCGTCCACGGCGACGCGGATGCCCTGATACTGCCCCGTTCGAGCCTGAAGCCGCTGCAGGCCATCGCCTCGGTCACGGCGGGCGCCGCCCTCGAGGGCGAGCAGCTCGCCCTCGGCACAGCGAGCCACACCGGCACAGACCGTCATGTCGAGGTGGTGCGCGAGGTGCTCACCGCAGGCAACCTGACCGAAGACGATCTGGCCTGCCCTGTGGCCTGGCCGTCTGACGCCAATGCCCGGCGGGACATGATCCGCGATCACGCCGAGCAGTCCCGCATCCGGATGAACTGCTCCGGCAAGCACGCCCTGATGCTGCGCGCCTGCGTCGCCACGGGCTGGGCGACCGAGGGTTACCTCGACCCCGCCCATCCGCTGCAGGTGCACATCCGCGAGGTGGTCGAGCGTCTTGCCGGAGAGAAGGTCGCGCACACCTCGATCGACGGCTGCGGCGCGCCAGTGCACGCCATCACGCTCACCGGACTCGGACGAGCGGTCCACCGGATCGGCTCGGCCTCGGAGCGCTCCCCCTTCGCCCTGCACCGCGTCGCCGGCACCCTGGTGCGCGCCGTGCGCGAGAACCCGTGGACGATCGCAGGGCCGGGTGAGGCCGACACCATCGCCATCGAGACCCTCGGCGTGTTCGCCAAGGGCGGCGCCGAAGGCGTGATGGTGATGGTCGCCCCGAACGGCGCGACGGTCGCGCTGAAGATGCTCGACGGCAGCGGACGCGCAGCGACGCTGGTCGCGGCGCATCTGCTGGCGCGCGCGGGTGCGCTGTCGGATGCTGATGTCGCAGCGCTCACGGCCGCGCTGCCTCTCGCCGTGCTCGGCGGCGGCGAGCCGGTCGGCTCGATCCGACTCGGGGCCGGGATCTGA
- a CDS encoding lysophospholipid acyltransferase family protein produces MGRMVARPLARLIYRPRIEGRDNVPRKGAVILASNHLSFIDSMAIPVAAPRPVHFLAKASYFEGTGFKGALSREFFSSVGAIPVRRGAGQAALDALDQQRQLLDEGLAVALYPEGTRSTDGRLYKGRTGVAFLALQTGAPVVPVGLIGTDRVMPVGARMPSLKERVTVRFGEPLDLSRHGAANSGKARRQATDEIMAAIHALSGQELAGVYNEPPAANPIEKLKQALPHERR; encoded by the coding sequence ATGGGGCGAATGGTCGCCCGTCCGCTCGCACGACTGATCTACCGCCCGCGGATCGAGGGGCGCGACAACGTGCCCCGCAAGGGCGCCGTGATCCTCGCCAGCAATCACCTGTCGTTCATCGATTCGATGGCGATCCCGGTGGCGGCCCCACGCCCGGTGCACTTCCTGGCGAAGGCCAGCTACTTCGAGGGCACCGGCTTCAAGGGTGCGCTGTCGCGCGAGTTCTTCTCGTCCGTGGGCGCGATCCCGGTCCGCCGTGGCGCCGGGCAAGCGGCATTGGATGCCCTTGACCAGCAGCGCCAGCTCTTGGACGAGGGCCTGGCGGTGGCGCTGTACCCCGAGGGCACCCGCTCGACGGACGGCCGTCTGTACAAGGGCCGCACCGGCGTCGCATTCCTCGCTCTGCAGACCGGAGCGCCCGTCGTGCCGGTGGGGCTGATCGGAACCGACCGGGTGATGCCCGTCGGCGCGAGGATGCCATCGCTGAAGGAGCGCGTGACCGTCAGATTCGGCGAGCCGCTTGACCTGTCCAGGCACGGCGCCGCGAACAGCGGCAAGGCCAGACGACAGGCGACGGACGAGATCATGGCGGCGATCCATGCTCTCAGTGGCCAGGAGCTCGCGGGCGTCTACAACGAGCCGCCGGCAGCGAACCCGATCGAGAAGCTGAAGCAGGCGCTGCCGCACGAGCGGCGGTGA
- a CDS encoding OsmC family protein: MPPLGEHHYELTTTWTGNRGSGTSGYRDYARDVTIAVEGKTDLLASADKPFRGDSSRWNPEDLLVAALSECHLLSYLHACVQAGVVVTSYRDVATGLMREDGRGGGAFVEVMLRPQVTVANASMIGAAENAHHQAHEWCFIANSVNFPVRHEAEVTAG; this comes from the coding sequence ATGCCACCACTGGGAGAGCACCACTACGAACTCACCACCACCTGGACCGGCAATCGGGGGTCAGGCACATCCGGATACCGTGACTATGCGCGGGACGTGACCATCGCGGTCGAGGGCAAGACGGATCTGCTGGCTTCGGCCGACAAGCCGTTCCGCGGTGACAGCAGCCGCTGGAATCCAGAGGATCTGCTCGTCGCCGCCCTCTCGGAGTGCCACCTGCTGTCATACCTGCATGCCTGCGTGCAGGCGGGGGTCGTCGTCACCTCGTACCGAGATGTGGCCACCGGCCTGATGCGCGAGGACGGCCGCGGCGGGGGAGCGTTCGTCGAGGTGATGCTGCGTCCGCAGGTCACGGTGGCCAACGCCTCCATGATCGGGGCGGCCGAGAACGCGCATCATCAGGCGCACGAGTGGTGCTTCATCGCGAACTCGGTGAACTTCCCGGTGCGTCACGAGGCCGAGGTCACCGCCGGCTAG
- a CDS encoding FKBP-type peptidyl-prolyl cis-trans isomerase, with translation MRLRPFAILSTVAVSALLLAGCASEPEASPTDSPTASGDVCEQAAAPGAVSDGVKIEGEFGTPSKATFELKQDVTELQRTVVSEGDGDKIKEGEFVSYALSAFDSTNGERIGDAGYGDAEMLPQNVLSNPTLSQVIGCATVGSRLAVAFPSQNGAPSEIYVVDVLDTVPTAAWGKKQDAVEGMPTVKLAEDGEPDITIPKGDAPKDLKVSVLKQGDGAEVADGDTTLLHYYGVDWETGESFDSSWSKGAPISIPGNTYVPGFVQALAGQKVGSQVLVVIPPALGYGEDPEAHDLGGKTLVFVIDILATQHAPAAQ, from the coding sequence GTGCGCCTGCGCCCCTTCGCCATTCTGTCCACCGTCGCCGTCTCGGCCCTGCTGCTGGCCGGCTGCGCCAGCGAACCCGAGGCATCCCCGACCGATAGCCCCACCGCCAGCGGAGACGTCTGCGAGCAGGCGGCAGCACCGGGCGCCGTATCGGACGGCGTGAAGATCGAGGGCGAGTTCGGCACACCCTCGAAGGCGACCTTCGAGCTCAAGCAGGATGTCACCGAACTGCAGCGCACCGTTGTCTCCGAGGGAGACGGCGACAAGATCAAGGAGGGCGAGTTCGTCTCGTACGCGCTCAGCGCCTTCGACTCGACCAACGGCGAGCGGATCGGCGACGCCGGCTACGGAGACGCCGAGATGCTCCCGCAGAACGTCCTCAGCAACCCGACACTGTCCCAGGTGATCGGCTGCGCGACCGTCGGCTCGCGACTCGCGGTCGCATTCCCGTCGCAGAACGGCGCCCCCAGCGAGATCTACGTCGTGGACGTGCTCGACACCGTCCCGACCGCCGCGTGGGGCAAGAAGCAGGACGCCGTCGAGGGGATGCCCACGGTCAAGCTCGCCGAGGACGGCGAGCCGGACATCACCATCCCCAAGGGCGATGCACCCAAGGACCTCAAGGTCTCGGTGCTGAAGCAGGGCGACGGCGCCGAGGTCGCGGACGGCGACACCACACTGCTGCACTACTACGGCGTCGACTGGGAGACGGGCGAGAGCTTCGACTCCTCGTGGTCGAAGGGCGCGCCCATCTCGATCCCAGGCAACACCTACGTGCCCGGCTTCGTGCAGGCACTCGCCGGTCAGAAGGTCGGCTCGCAGGTGCTCGTCGTCATCCCGCCGGCCCTCGGCTACGGCGAGGACCCCGAGGCGCACGACCTGGGCGGCAAGACCCTCGTCTTCGTGATCGACATCCTCGCCACCCAGCACGCACCGGCCGCGCAGTAA